A part of Gossypium hirsutum isolate 1008001.06 chromosome A07, Gossypium_hirsutum_v2.1, whole genome shotgun sequence genomic DNA contains:
- the LOC121203695 gene encoding pleiotropic drug resistance protein 3-like: MEKNVVEATELERSMAMGSSTSFQDLRKRSDDDDDDEDNDVGDDEVELQWAAIERLPTFKWIRTSLFDQKLLNDGKDEALGKKVIDVTRLGALERRVFIDHLITIIDKDNLKLLKKLKERLARVGLELPKTDVRFKNLNVEAECKVVHGKPHIPTLWNTITNIFSVSV, translated from the exons ATGGAAAAAAACGTCGTGGAAGCAACTGAACTTGAGAGAAGCATGGCCATGGGGTCGTCGACGTCTTTTCAAGACTTGAGGAAACGTTCAGATGATGATGACGACGATGAGGATAATGATGTTGGTGATGATGAAGTGGAGTTGCAGTGGGCTGCAATCGAAAGATTACCCACTTTCAAGTGGATTAGAACATCTTTGTTTGATCAAAAGTTGTTAAACGATGGCAAAGACGAGGCATTAGGGAAGAAGGTGATAGATGTTACTCGGCTAGGAGCATTGGAACGCCGCGTTTTTATTGACCATCTGATCACCATAATCGATAAGGACAATCTCAAGCTGTTAAAGAAACTAAAAGAAAGACTGGCCAG GGTGGGTTTGGAATTGCCAAAAACCGACGTCAGATTTAAGAATCTGAATGTGGAAGCAGAGTGTAAAGTGGTTCATGGAAAGCCCCATATCCCTACTCTTTGGAATACCATCACAAACATATTCTCTGTAAGTGTTTAA